From Pseudomonas sp. stari2, a single genomic window includes:
- a CDS encoding helix-turn-helix transcriptional regulator, with amino-acid sequence MNIDLDEIIKALAHPVRRDILNWLKDPKAQFPEQIHNHEYGICAGQIDQRCGLSQSTVSAHLATLQRAGLISSQKAGQWHFFKRNEDVIQAFLSTLSKEL; translated from the coding sequence ATGAACATTGACCTCGACGAAATAATAAAAGCCCTGGCACACCCAGTACGGCGAGACATCCTCAACTGGCTGAAAGACCCGAAAGCCCAGTTTCCGGAACAGATCCACAACCACGAGTACGGCATCTGCGCCGGGCAGATCGACCAACGCTGCGGCCTGTCGCAATCGACCGTCTCCGCCCACCTGGCCACCCTGCAACGGGCCGGGCTGATCAGCAGCCAGAAAGCCGGGCAGTGGCACTTTTTCAAACGTAACGAGGACGTGATCCAGGCGTTCCTCAGCACTCTCAGCAAAGAGCTCTGA
- a CDS encoding 1-acyl-sn-glycerol-3-phosphate acyltransferase translates to MSRLRVYARIARVLLVVTLGLSMASVFGVFERLGLAHSMQRRQRWSRFFMARLSNALPFRVTVHGELPKQPMLWVSNHVSWTDIPLLGMLTPLSFLSKAEVRTWPVAGWLAAKAGSLFIRRGSGDSQLIRKQMTRHLQTDHPLLMFPEGTTTDGRSLRTFHGRLLSAAIDSEVMLQPVAIRYLRNGEIDSLAPFIGDDDLLSHLMRLFSNDCGDVEVHLLKPIACQGRERAALAYEAQQAVQKALFGEVAKPAEPRRAGELIAA, encoded by the coding sequence AGCATGGCCAGTGTCTTCGGGGTTTTCGAACGTCTGGGGCTGGCTCATTCGATGCAACGCCGGCAGCGCTGGTCGCGGTTTTTCATGGCGCGCCTGAGCAATGCCCTGCCCTTTCGCGTGACCGTCCATGGTGAACTGCCGAAGCAGCCGATGCTGTGGGTCAGCAACCATGTGTCGTGGACTGACATTCCGCTGCTCGGCATGCTCACGCCGCTGTCGTTTCTGTCCAAGGCCGAAGTGCGCACCTGGCCGGTGGCCGGCTGGCTGGCGGCGAAGGCCGGCAGTCTGTTCATCCGTCGCGGTTCGGGCGACAGCCAGTTGATCCGCAAGCAGATGACCCGTCACCTGCAAACCGATCACCCGCTGCTGATGTTCCCGGAAGGCACCACCACCGACGGCCGCTCGCTGCGTACCTTTCATGGTCGCCTGCTGTCGGCGGCGATTGATTCCGAAGTCATGCTGCAACCAGTGGCGATCCGTTATCTGCGCAATGGCGAGATCGATTCGCTGGCGCCGTTCATTGGTGACGATGATCTGCTGTCGCACCTGATGCGCCTGTTCAGCAACGATTGCGGCGATGTGGAAGTTCACTTGCTCAAGCCGATTGCCTGTCAGGGTCGGGAGCGCGCGGCACTGGCGTACGAAGCCCAGCAAGCAGTGCAGAAAGCATTGTTCGGCGAGGTGGCCAAACCGGCCGAACCGCGTCGTGCAGGCGAGTTGATCGCCGCCTGA
- the emhR gene encoding efflux system transcriptional repressor EmhR, with the protein MVRRTKEEAQETRSQILEAAEKAFFERGVARTTLSDIASLAGVTRGAIYWHFSNKADLLQAMLDTLHEPLDELAKASESEDEPDPLGCMRQLLIHLFHQVALDPKTRRINEILFHKCEFTDEMCDLRQQRRTASLDCNVRIALTLSNAVNRGQLPADLDTARAAISIHAFIDGILYQWLLAPDSFELYAEAERWVDTGLDMLRWSPSLRK; encoded by the coding sequence ATGGTTCGTCGCACCAAAGAGGAAGCTCAGGAAACGCGAAGCCAGATTCTGGAAGCCGCCGAGAAAGCTTTCTTTGAGAGGGGAGTGGCCCGCACCACGCTCTCCGATATCGCGAGCCTGGCCGGCGTGACGCGGGGCGCCATCTATTGGCACTTCAGCAACAAGGCCGATTTGCTGCAGGCAATGCTCGATACGCTGCACGAGCCGCTGGACGAGTTGGCCAAGGCCAGCGAAAGCGAGGACGAACCCGACCCACTGGGTTGCATGCGCCAACTGCTGATTCATTTGTTTCATCAAGTTGCGCTGGACCCGAAGACCCGGCGTATCAACGAAATTCTGTTTCATAAGTGCGAATTCACCGATGAAATGTGCGACCTGCGCCAACAGCGCCGGACCGCCAGCCTCGATTGCAATGTGCGGATCGCGCTGACATTGAGTAATGCGGTCAATCGTGGGCAACTGCCGGCGGACCTCGACACCGCCCGCGCCGCCATCAGCATTCACGCCTTTATCGATGGCATCCTGTATCAGTGGCTGCTGGCCCCGGACAGTTTCGAGCTGTACGCCGAAGCTGAGCGCTGGGTCGATACAGGGCTGGATATGCTGCGCTGGAGCCCCAGTCTGCGCAAATGA
- the emhA gene encoding efflux RND transporter periplasmic adaptor subunit EmhA, whose protein sequence is MQFKPAVTALVTAVALASLLSGCKKEEAAPAAPPPQVGVVTLQPQAFTLTSELPGRTSAFRIAEVRPQVNGIILKRLFKEGGDVKAGQQLYQIDPSVYEATLKSAEANLRSTKSISDRYKQLVDEQAVSRQEYDTAVSNRLQSEASLQSAQINVRYTKVYAPISGRIGRSSVTEGALVSNGQTDAMATIQQLDPIYVDVTQSSVELLELRRELESGRLQKAGDNAAAVKLTLEDGSQYKLDGKLEFSEVSVDPTTGSVTLRAVFPNPDHTLLPGMFVRAQLQAGVNAAAILAPQQGVTRDLKGTPTALVVGADNKVELRQLKASRTVGSQWLIEDGLKAGDRLITEGLQFVRPGVQVNPTEATNVAKNPAPAKAADKAYGGKGE, encoded by the coding sequence ATGCAATTCAAGCCAGCTGTTACCGCTCTGGTCACTGCCGTCGCCCTGGCATCGCTGCTCAGCGGATGTAAAAAGGAAGAGGCGGCTCCCGCCGCACCACCTCCTCAGGTCGGCGTCGTCACCCTGCAACCACAGGCCTTTACCCTGACGTCGGAACTCCCGGGCCGCACCAGTGCGTTCCGCATCGCTGAAGTCCGTCCGCAGGTCAACGGCATCATTCTCAAGCGTCTGTTCAAGGAAGGCGGCGATGTCAAAGCCGGCCAGCAGCTGTATCAGATCGATCCTTCGGTCTATGAAGCGACCCTGAAAAGCGCCGAAGCCAACCTGCGTTCGACCAAGTCGATCTCCGACCGCTACAAGCAACTGGTCGACGAGCAGGCCGTGAGCCGTCAGGAATACGACACGGCCGTGTCCAACCGCCTGCAATCGGAAGCTTCGCTGCAGAGCGCGCAGATCAACGTGCGCTATACCAAGGTTTACGCACCGATCTCCGGGCGTATCGGCCGCTCTTCGGTCACCGAAGGTGCGCTGGTCAGCAACGGGCAGACCGATGCGATGGCGACCATCCAGCAACTGGACCCGATCTACGTCGACGTGACGCAGTCCTCGGTCGAACTTTTGGAACTGCGCCGTGAACTGGAAAGCGGCCGTCTGCAGAAGGCCGGTGACAACGCCGCGGCGGTCAAGCTGACCCTGGAAGACGGCAGCCAGTACAAGCTCGACGGTAAGCTGGAATTCTCCGAAGTGTCGGTCGACCCGACCACTGGATCCGTGACTCTGCGCGCCGTGTTCCCGAACCCGGATCACACCCTGTTGCCGGGCATGTTCGTTCGCGCCCAGCTGCAGGCCGGTGTCAACGCCGCGGCCATTCTGGCGCCACAACAAGGCGTGACCCGTGACCTCAAGGGAACCCCGACCGCGCTGGTCGTGGGTGCGGACAACAAGGTCGAACTGCGTCAGCTCAAGGCCAGCCGTACCGTCGGCAGCCAGTGGCTGATCGAAGACGGCCTGAAAGCCGGCGATCGCCTGATCACCGAAGGGCTGCAATTCGTGCGTCCAGGTGTTCAGGTCAATCCGACCGAAGCGACCAACGTAGCCAAGAACCCGGCACCCGCCAAGGCAGCTGACAAAGCCTACGGCGGCAAAGGGGAGTAA
- a CDS encoding alkene reductase → MATIFDPIKLGDLELSNRIIMAPLTRCRADEGRVPNALMAEYYVQRASAGLIISEATSVTPMGVGYPDTPGIWSNDQVRGWTNVTKAVHAAGGKIVLQLWHVGRISHPSYLNGETPVAPSAIQPKGHVSLVRPLADYPTPRALETAEIADIVDAYRVGAENAKAAGFDGVEIHGANGYLLDQFLQSSTNQRTDNYGGSLENRARLLLEVTDAAIEVWGAGRVGVHLAPRADSHDMGDDNLAETFTYVARELGKRGIAFICSREKEGADSLGPQLKEAFGGAYIANERFTKDSANAWLAAGKADAVAFGIPFIANPDLPARLKADAPLNEPHPETFYGKGAVGYLDYPTM, encoded by the coding sequence ATGGCAACAATTTTCGATCCGATCAAGCTGGGCGACCTCGAATTGTCCAACCGCATCATCATGGCACCGCTGACTCGCTGCCGCGCCGACGAAGGTCGTGTGCCGAATGCATTGATGGCCGAGTACTACGTGCAACGCGCCTCTGCCGGCCTGATCATCAGTGAAGCCACCTCGGTGACCCCGATGGGCGTCGGCTACCCGGACACCCCGGGCATCTGGTCCAACGATCAGGTGCGTGGCTGGACCAATGTGACCAAGGCGGTTCACGCCGCCGGCGGCAAGATCGTCCTGCAACTGTGGCACGTGGGCCGGATTTCCCACCCGTCGTACCTGAACGGCGAAACCCCGGTTGCACCGAGCGCCATCCAGCCTAAAGGTCACGTCAGCCTGGTTCGCCCGCTGGCCGACTATCCGACGCCACGTGCTCTGGAAACCGCTGAAATCGCTGACATCGTCGACGCCTACCGCGTCGGCGCGGAAAACGCCAAGGCGGCCGGTTTCGACGGCGTGGAAATCCACGGCGCCAACGGCTATCTGCTCGACCAGTTCCTGCAAAGCAGCACCAACCAGCGCACCGACAACTACGGCGGCTCCCTGGAAAACCGCGCCCGTCTGCTGCTGGAAGTGACCGACGCGGCCATCGAAGTCTGGGGCGCCGGCCGTGTCGGCGTGCATCTGGCGCCGCGCGCAGACTCCCATGACATGGGCGACGACAATCTGGCCGAAACCTTCACCTACGTCGCTCGTGAACTGGGCAAGCGCGGCATCGCCTTCATCTGCTCCCGCGAAAAAGAAGGTGCCGACAGCCTCGGCCCGCAACTGAAAGAAGCTTTCGGCGGCGCGTACATCGCCAACGAACGCTTCACCAAGGACAGCGCCAACGCGTGGCTGGCAGCGGGCAAGGCTGACGCTGTGGCATTCGGTATCCCGTTCATTGCCAACCCGGACTTGCCGGCTCGCTTGAAGGCCGACGCGCCGCTGAACGAACCGCACCCGGAAACCTTCTACGGCAAAGGCGCGGTTGGCTACCTCGACTACCCGACGATGTAA
- a CDS encoding ACP phosphodiesterase, producing the protein MNYLAHLHLGGQRPGQLLGSLYGDFVKGRLQGQFDPEIEAAIALHRQIDVFTDRHPLVDASLARFSTTRRRYAGIVLDVFFDHCLARDWALYADRPLAQFTTDVYRVLSSERQLPERLAKIAPHMVANDWLGSYEEFEVLDQVLRGISRRLSKPEELAGAMQELRRLYEPLSDDFRLFYPQLQDFAGRQL; encoded by the coding sequence ATGAACTATCTCGCACATTTGCACCTCGGTGGCCAGCGCCCCGGTCAACTGCTCGGCAGTCTGTATGGCGATTTCGTCAAAGGACGGCTGCAAGGGCAGTTCGATCCGGAGATCGAAGCGGCAATTGCCTTGCATCGTCAGATCGATGTGTTCACCGATCGTCACCCGTTGGTGGACGCTTCACTGGCGCGTTTTTCCACGACCCGCCGCCGTTACGCCGGCATCGTCCTCGACGTGTTTTTCGACCATTGCCTTGCCCGCGATTGGGCACTCTACGCCGACCGACCGCTGGCGCAATTCACTACTGACGTTTACCGGGTGTTGTCCAGCGAGCGGCAATTGCCCGAGCGCCTGGCGAAGATCGCCCCGCACATGGTGGCCAATGACTGGTTGGGTTCGTATGAGGAGTTCGAAGTGCTGGATCAGGTATTGCGCGGGATTTCCCGACGCCTGAGCAAGCCTGAAGAACTGGCAGGGGCGATGCAGGAGTTGCGGCGTCTGTATGAACCGCTCAGTGACGACTTTCGCTTGTTCTACCCACAGCTGCAGGACTTCGCCGGCCGGCAGCTGTAG
- a CDS encoding MFS transporter encodes MPLSLLILALSAFAIGTTEFVIMGLLPDVAADLGVSIPGAGWLVTGYALGVAIGAPFMAMATARLPRKAALVALMGIFIIGNLLCAIATDYEVLMFARVVTALCHGAFFGIGSVVAANLVAPNKRASAVALMFTGLTLANVLGVPLGTALGQEAGWRSTFWAVTVIGVIALIGLIRFLPAKRDEEKLDMRAELAALKGAGIWLSLSMTALFAASVFTLFTYVAPLLGDVTGVSPRGVTWTLMLIGLGLTVGNIIGGKLADKGLAATLIGVFIAMAVTSTVLTWTSVALIPTEITLFLWATACFAAVPALQVNVVTYGQAAPNLVSTLNIGAFNVGNALGAWVGGTVIAHGYGLTSVPLAAAALAVLALLVTLITFRQNGNPELATAN; translated from the coding sequence ATGCCCCTCTCGCTCCTCATACTCGCCCTGAGCGCCTTCGCCATCGGCACCACGGAATTCGTCATCATGGGCCTGTTGCCCGATGTGGCGGCGGATCTCGGTGTGTCGATTCCCGGCGCCGGCTGGCTGGTGACCGGCTACGCCCTGGGCGTGGCGATTGGTGCGCCGTTCATGGCGATGGCCACCGCAAGACTGCCGCGCAAGGCTGCACTGGTCGCGTTGATGGGCATCTTCATTATTGGCAACCTGCTCTGCGCCATCGCCACTGACTACGAGGTGCTGATGTTCGCCCGAGTGGTCACCGCCCTGTGCCACGGTGCGTTCTTCGGCATCGGTTCGGTGGTCGCGGCCAACCTGGTGGCGCCGAACAAGCGCGCCTCGGCCGTGGCCCTGATGTTCACCGGCCTGACACTGGCCAACGTACTCGGCGTACCGCTGGGCACCGCGCTCGGTCAGGAAGCCGGCTGGCGCTCGACCTTCTGGGCAGTGACCGTGATCGGTGTGATCGCGCTGATCGGCCTGATCCGCTTCCTGCCGGCCAAGCGTGACGAAGAAAAACTCGATATGCGCGCCGAACTGGCCGCGCTCAAAGGCGCCGGTATCTGGCTGTCCCTGAGTATGACTGCGCTGTTCGCCGCTTCGGTATTCACCCTGTTCACTTATGTCGCACCGCTGCTGGGCGATGTCACTGGCGTCTCGCCCCGTGGCGTGACCTGGACCCTGATGTTGATCGGCCTGGGCCTGACCGTCGGCAACATCATCGGCGGCAAACTGGCCGACAAAGGCCTGGCCGCGACGCTGATCGGCGTGTTCATCGCCATGGCCGTGACCTCCACCGTCCTGACCTGGACCAGCGTCGCGCTGATCCCCACCGAGATCACCCTGTTCCTCTGGGCCACCGCGTGTTTCGCCGCCGTACCGGCCCTGCAAGTGAACGTCGTGACCTACGGCCAGGCCGCACCGAACCTGGTGTCGACCCTGAACATCGGCGCCTTCAACGTCGGCAACGCCCTCGGCGCCTGGGTCGGCGGCACCGTCATCGCTCACGGCTATGGCCTGACCAGCGTCCCCCTTGCCGCTGCAGCGCTGGCGGTCCTGGCCCTGCTGGTGACCCTGATCACATTCCGCCAGAACGGCAATCCCGAGCTGGCCACCGCTAACTGA
- the emhB gene encoding efflux RND transporter permease subunit EmhB: MSKFFIDRPIFAWVIALVIMLVGALSILKLPINQYPSIAPPAIAISVTYPGASAQTVQDTVVQVIEQQLNGIDNLRYVSSESNSDGSMTITATFEQGTNSDTAQVQVQNKLNLATPLLPQEVQQQGIRVTKAVKNFLLVIGVVSRDGSMTKDDLSNYIVSNMQDPISRTAGVGDFQVFGAQYAMRIWLDPAKLNNYNLTPADVSAAISAQNVQISSGQLGGLPALPGQQLNATIIGKTRLQTAEQFKAILLKVNQDGSQVRIGDVADVGLGGENSSIAAQFNGKPASGLAVKLANGANALDTAKALRKTIDDLKPFFPQGMEVVFPYDTTPVVTESIKGVVETLVEAIVLVFLVMFLFLQNFRATVITTMTVPVVLLGTFGILAAAGFSINTLTMFGMVLAIGLLVDDAIVVVENVERVMAEEGLSPKEATKKSMGQIQGALVGIALVLSAVLLPMAFFSGSTGVIYRQFSITIVSAMALSVMVALIFTPALCATMLKAIPKGEHGTPKKGFFGWFNRNFDRSVRSYERGVGNILQRKAPYLLAYLLIVVGMIWLFTRIPTAFLPEEDQGVLFAQVQTPAGSSAERTQVVIDEMRSYLLDKESSSVASVFTVNGFNFAGRGQSSGLAFIMLKPWHERDASNSVFALAQRAQQHFFSFRDAMVFAFAPPAVLELGNATGFDVFLQDRAGIGHEKLMEARNQFLGMAAQSKVLYQVRPNGLNDEPQYHLEIDDEKARALGLSLSDINSTLSISFGSSYVNDFIDRGRVKKVYVQGQAGARMSPEDLKKWYVRNSAGTMVPFSAFAKGEWIYGSPKLARYNGVEAMEILGSPAPGYSTGEAMAEVEAIAKKLPAGVGISWTGLSYEERLSGSQAPALYALSLLMVFLCLAALYESWSIPIAVMLVVPLGIIGALMATSLRGLSNDVYFQVGLLTTIGLAAKNAILIVEFAKELHEQGRSLRDAAIEACRMRLRPIIMTSLAFVLGVVPLAISTGAGSGSQHAIGTGVIGGMLTATILAIFWVPLFFVTVSSMGQRKIAGEDDTKETPKEAGQ, from the coding sequence ATGTCGAAATTTTTTATCGACCGTCCGATTTTCGCCTGGGTAATTGCCCTGGTGATCATGCTGGTCGGGGCTCTATCGATCCTCAAGTTGCCGATCAACCAGTACCCGAGCATTGCGCCACCGGCGATTGCGATTTCCGTGACCTACCCGGGTGCTTCGGCACAGACGGTTCAGGACACGGTGGTGCAGGTCATCGAGCAACAGCTCAACGGTATCGACAACCTGCGTTATGTGTCCTCGGAAAGTAACTCCGACGGCAGCATGACCATCACCGCGACCTTCGAGCAAGGCACCAACTCCGACACCGCGCAGGTCCAGGTCCAGAACAAGCTGAACCTGGCCACCCCGCTGTTGCCGCAGGAAGTGCAGCAACAGGGTATCCGCGTGACCAAGGCAGTGAAGAACTTCCTGCTGGTGATCGGCGTGGTGTCGCGTGACGGCAGCATGACCAAGGACGACCTGTCCAACTACATCGTGTCGAACATGCAGGACCCGATCTCCCGGACCGCCGGTGTCGGTGACTTCCAGGTCTTCGGTGCCCAGTATGCGATGCGCATCTGGCTCGACCCGGCCAAACTGAACAACTACAACCTGACCCCGGCCGATGTCAGTGCCGCGATCTCGGCGCAGAACGTTCAGATTTCCTCCGGTCAGCTCGGCGGTCTGCCGGCGCTGCCAGGCCAGCAATTGAACGCCACGATCATCGGCAAGACCCGTCTGCAGACCGCCGAGCAGTTCAAGGCGATTCTGCTGAAGGTCAACCAGGATGGCTCGCAAGTCCGTATCGGTGACGTCGCCGATGTCGGTCTGGGTGGTGAAAACTCCAGTATCGCGGCGCAGTTCAACGGCAAACCGGCCTCCGGTCTGGCGGTAAAACTGGCCAACGGTGCCAACGCCCTCGACACCGCAAAAGCCCTGCGCAAGACGATTGACGACCTCAAGCCGTTCTTCCCGCAAGGCATGGAAGTAGTGTTCCCGTACGACACCACCCCGGTGGTGACCGAGTCGATCAAGGGCGTGGTTGAAACCCTGGTCGAAGCGATCGTGCTGGTGTTCCTGGTGATGTTCCTGTTCCTGCAGAACTTCCGTGCGACCGTCATCACCACGATGACCGTGCCGGTGGTATTGCTCGGTACGTTCGGCATCCTCGCGGCCGCCGGTTTCAGCATCAACACCCTGACCATGTTCGGTATGGTATTGGCCATCGGCTTGCTGGTGGACGACGCCATCGTCGTGGTGGAGAACGTCGAGCGGGTGATGGCAGAAGAAGGCCTGTCACCGAAGGAAGCGACCAAAAAGTCCATGGGCCAGATCCAGGGCGCCCTGGTCGGTATCGCGCTTGTACTGTCGGCGGTATTGCTGCCGATGGCGTTCTTCAGCGGTTCCACCGGTGTGATCTACCGTCAGTTCTCGATCACCATCGTCTCGGCCATGGCCCTGTCGGTAATGGTTGCGCTGATCTTCACCCCGGCCCTCTGCGCCACCATGCTCAAGGCGATTCCGAAAGGCGAGCACGGCACGCCGAAAAAAGGTTTCTTCGGCTGGTTCAACCGCAACTTCGACCGTAGCGTTCGCAGCTACGAGCGTGGTGTCGGCAACATCCTGCAACGCAAGGCTCCGTACCTGCTGGCCTACCTGCTGATCGTGGTCGGCATGATCTGGCTGTTCACCCGCATTCCAACGGCGTTCCTGCCGGAAGAAGACCAGGGCGTACTGTTCGCCCAGGTGCAGACCCCAGCCGGTTCCAGTGCCGAGCGCACGCAGGTGGTGATCGACGAAATGCGCTCCTACCTGCTGGACAAAGAATCCAGCTCGGTAGCCTCGGTGTTCACCGTGAACGGCTTCAACTTCGCCGGTCGCGGACAGAGCTCGGGTCTGGCGTTCATCATGCTCAAGCCATGGCACGAGCGAGACGCGAGCAACAGCGTGTTCGCCCTGGCACAACGTGCCCAGCAGCACTTCTTCAGCTTCCGCGACGCGATGGTGTTTGCCTTTGCCCCGCCGGCCGTACTGGAGCTGGGTAACGCCACCGGTTTCGACGTGTTCCTGCAGGACCGCGCCGGTATCGGTCACGAAAAACTGATGGAAGCCCGTAACCAGTTCCTCGGCATGGCGGCGCAAAGCAAGGTGCTCTACCAGGTGCGTCCGAACGGTCTGAACGACGAGCCGCAATACCACCTGGAAATCGACGACGAGAAGGCCCGTGCCCTGGGCTTGAGCCTTTCCGACATCAACAGCACCCTGTCGATCTCCTTCGGTAGTAGCTACGTGAACGACTTCATCGACCGCGGCCGTGTGAAGAAGGTTTACGTGCAGGGTCAGGCCGGCGCTCGCATGAGCCCTGAAGACCTGAAGAAGTGGTACGTGCGCAACAGCGCCGGCACCATGGTTCCGTTCTCCGCGTTCGCCAAGGGCGAGTGGATCTACGGTTCGCCGAAACTGGCGCGTTACAACGGTGTGGAAGCGATGGAGATCCTCGGTTCTCCGGCGCCGGGTTACTCCACCGGTGAAGCGATGGCCGAAGTCGAGGCGATTGCCAAGAAGTTGCCGGCCGGCGTGGGTATCTCGTGGACCGGTCTGTCGTACGAAGAACGACTGTCCGGCTCTCAGGCTCCGGCGCTGTACGCCCTGTCGCTGCTGATGGTGTTCCTGTGTCTGGCGGCGCTGTATGAAAGCTGGTCGATTCCGATCGCGGTCATGCTCGTGGTGCCACTGGGGATCATCGGTGCGCTGATGGCCACCAGCCTGCGCGGTCTGTCGAACGACGTGTACTTCCAGGTGGGTCTGTTGACGACCATTGGTCTGGCGGCTAAAAACGCCATTCTGATCGTCGAATTCGCCAAGGAACTGCACGAGCAGGGACGCAGTCTGCGCGATGCGGCCATTGAAGCCTGCCGCATGCGTCTGCGACCGATCATCATGACGTCGCTGGCCTTCGTCCTCGGTGTTGTACCGTTGGCTATCTCCACCGGCGCAGGCTCGGGCAGTCAACACGCGATCGGTACCGGTGTGATTGGCGGTATGCTCACCGCAACGATCCTGGCGATCTTCTGGGTTCCACTGTTCTTCGTCACTGTGTCGTCCATGGGTCAGCGCAAAATCGCTGGCGAGGATGACACCAAAGAAACTCCTAAAGAGGCTGGCCAATGA